One part of the Mailhella massiliensis genome encodes these proteins:
- a CDS encoding autotransporter domain-containing protein codes for MVISSGKLVLGSEDDTSATVSTKGDMSITGGDLSVLASGTKVSGALQMRPDNTRVPEVVPGTNNTFIPDDNPDLVPGVQTVSAGGAMNISDVSVNVGAPRYGADGPAPADIEKSWEGSRLDFKSGGDMTITGGDFRAANITFPIKDEGKAALRFESAGTLTLEGGTYTFEGAPMGNPARKNYDAPSLASFQGADNLVVNGGTFDLRTARVHMGSENGKVVINDGDFNIQNDSAYPGWTTFDKVGTDVVIRDEADNTHDKYGVFASLDLSDSEVEINGGTFNIGREDSPYSSANYINLAGKEAVFNGGTFNVYGGANFGNNKAGLTINGGTYNMINGGYFGGRNTDGASVTVNSGTFNFIGNGMASVITEAAYLDKDAYNKTSLDINGGTFNFEKYDDSTQETVSFGGSYALNISGGDFVRKADGVNSVTASFASSGQTGVTADASGDINISGGTFRTENPVNYTAGVELGRDDNIRLYNANDVVDGLYQLHTDESVEAIFATGDEAKIKEAFAPAHNPDYLPTKEEVLTALHAAQNIKVAMTQKAWDFAAAGDLNVTGGTFDFNTVNQSSMSAQGTLNWDGGTLIAQGGGGSTTLEGKEGIVIKSGTIRSLGYTEDGPSALQYDYRGRLDRDRWTLGKYLVLKTDGDIIIGEKGTAGPDVYYSEGMLQFAKSSSESKDPGTLYLNSGTLTLDGQYRSTLTSGNMNSVIDGGTLNIITGDAINRNGLDSASMWTLPLVMKSGAINLYNAQIFSTGTDIEGGTVTMLGDSALTSNTGVLNITGGTINVGERSYIGAIKGDSKELSPYPTANGAININNAALNFTVAQPAEGTLLAVGTDIGGIYNTEAGADITIGNGTTFSFSDAAILDAGTYTAEGFVESEAGAVNMEDFAGESLFYTYNINKIDDSHATLSLNVKDTRDALAAVTRNSNVLDNAQNFRMMLREAQDVANGALAAAFASESKALVSDTLQQMANESALGGMYAARNTMDMFRGQLGAAGSLGAGLNKVDLDHGNRLWVNGMGNWASVNNSKGVQGFDISAGGLAAGYDRLFFNDRVRLGAAIGGVHSKAQTKDVQSKTDGNTFLAGVYSSINFNPFFVDMNLAYGRTSNDIVSKINMAGVSGSNSGSFDTDSLMASVLASYHLTFNDGATVMAPYLGLEYFYAHQDGYTEHGALDRHVDSLHDDVLTLPVGVTLKHTFTGDNFTVTPEIGIAYARDLNEFDPSVRTGYGTATRLSAHGVDVGRDALRVNAGVTTAIGNDLEVFARYGLEKRENYTNNQVMFGLQFKF; via the coding sequence ATGGTCATATCCTCCGGCAAGCTGGTGCTCGGCAGCGAAGACGATACCTCCGCCACCGTTTCCACAAAAGGCGACATGTCCATTACCGGCGGCGACCTGTCCGTACTCGCCAGCGGCACCAAGGTGAGCGGCGCGCTCCAGATGCGGCCGGACAATACCCGGGTGCCCGAGGTCGTTCCCGGCACCAACAATACCTTCATCCCCGACGACAATCCCGACCTTGTGCCCGGCGTGCAGACCGTCAGCGCCGGCGGCGCCATGAACATCAGCGATGTGAGCGTCAACGTGGGCGCCCCCCGCTACGGAGCGGACGGGCCCGCGCCGGCCGACATTGAAAAGAGCTGGGAAGGTTCCCGCCTCGATTTCAAGAGCGGCGGCGACATGACCATTACCGGCGGCGACTTCCGCGCGGCCAACATCACCTTCCCCATCAAGGATGAGGGCAAGGCGGCCCTGCGCTTCGAGTCCGCAGGCACGCTTACGCTGGAAGGCGGCACCTACACCTTTGAAGGCGCGCCCATGGGCAACCCCGCGCGCAAGAACTACGACGCTCCTTCTCTTGCCAGCTTCCAGGGCGCCGACAACCTCGTGGTCAACGGCGGCACCTTCGATCTGCGCACCGCCCGCGTGCACATGGGTTCGGAAAACGGCAAGGTCGTCATCAACGACGGTGATTTCAATATTCAGAACGACAGCGCCTACCCCGGCTGGACCACCTTCGACAAGGTCGGCACCGATGTCGTCATCAGGGACGAGGCCGACAACACGCATGACAAGTACGGGGTGTTCGCCTCTCTCGACCTGAGCGACAGCGAAGTGGAAATCAACGGCGGCACCTTCAACATCGGCAGGGAAGACAGCCCCTATTCCAGCGCCAACTACATCAATCTTGCCGGTAAGGAAGCCGTGTTCAACGGCGGCACCTTCAATGTTTACGGCGGCGCCAACTTCGGCAACAACAAGGCCGGGCTCACCATCAACGGCGGCACCTACAACATGATCAACGGCGGCTACTTCGGCGGCCGCAACACCGACGGCGCTTCCGTAACGGTCAACAGCGGCACGTTCAATTTCATAGGCAACGGCATGGCCTCGGTCATCACCGAAGCCGCCTACCTGGACAAGGATGCCTACAACAAGACCAGCCTCGACATCAACGGCGGTACCTTCAACTTTGAAAAGTACGACGACAGCACGCAGGAAACCGTATCGTTCGGCGGCTCCTATGCGCTGAACATTTCCGGCGGCGACTTCGTGCGCAAGGCCGACGGCGTGAATTCCGTCACCGCTTCCTTCGCCTCTTCCGGTCAGACCGGCGTGACGGCGGATGCCTCCGGCGACATCAACATCTCCGGCGGCACCTTCCGTACCGAGAACCCCGTCAACTACACGGCCGGCGTGGAGCTGGGACGTGACGACAACATCCGCCTGTACAATGCCAACGACGTGGTGGACGGCCTGTATCAGCTGCATACCGACGAGAGCGTGGAAGCCATCTTCGCCACCGGCGACGAAGCGAAGATAAAGGAAGCCTTTGCTCCCGCCCACAATCCCGACTACCTGCCCACCAAGGAAGAAGTGCTCACCGCTCTGCACGCGGCCCAGAACATCAAGGTGGCCATGACGCAGAAGGCCTGGGACTTCGCCGCTGCGGGCGACCTCAACGTGACCGGCGGCACCTTCGACTTCAACACGGTGAACCAGTCCTCCATGAGCGCGCAGGGCACCCTGAACTGGGACGGCGGCACCCTGATAGCTCAGGGCGGCGGCGGTTCCACCACGCTGGAAGGCAAGGAAGGCATCGTCATCAAGAGCGGTACCATCAGGAGCCTCGGCTATACGGAAGACGGCCCCTCCGCCCTGCAGTATGACTACCGCGGCCGTCTCGACCGCGACCGCTGGACCCTCGGCAAGTACCTGGTCCTGAAGACCGACGGCGACATCATCATCGGTGAAAAGGGCACGGCCGGGCCGGACGTCTACTACAGTGAAGGTATGCTCCAGTTCGCCAAGTCCTCGTCGGAATCCAAGGACCCCGGCACGCTGTACCTGAACAGCGGTACCCTTACGCTGGACGGCCAGTATCGTTCCACCCTGACCTCGGGCAACATGAACAGCGTCATCGACGGCGGTACGCTGAACATCATCACCGGCGATGCCATCAACCGCAACGGTCTGGACAGCGCCTCCATGTGGACGCTGCCCCTCGTCATGAAGAGCGGCGCCATCAATCTGTATAATGCGCAGATATTCTCCACCGGTACGGATATTGAAGGCGGCACCGTGACCATGCTGGGCGACAGCGCCCTTACCAGCAATACCGGCGTTCTCAACATCACCGGCGGCACCATCAACGTGGGCGAACGCTCCTACATCGGCGCCATCAAGGGCGACAGCAAGGAACTTTCTCCCTATCCCACCGCGAACGGCGCCATCAATATCAATAATGCGGCGTTGAACTTTACCGTGGCGCAGCCTGCCGAAGGCACGCTCCTTGCCGTGGGTACCGATATCGGCGGCATCTACAACACGGAAGCCGGCGCCGACATCACCATCGGCAACGGTACCACGTTCTCCTTCTCGGATGCGGCCATACTCGACGCCGGTACCTACACGGCCGAAGGCTTTGTGGAATCCGAAGCCGGCGCCGTGAACATGGAAGACTTCGCCGGTGAAAGCCTGTTCTACACCTACAACATCAACAAGATCGACGATTCCCACGCCACCTTGTCCCTGAACGTCAAGGATACGCGCGACGCCCTCGCCGCCGTTACCCGTAACAGCAACGTGCTCGACAACGCCCAGAACTTCCGCATGATGCTGCGCGAAGCTCAGGATGTGGCCAACGGCGCGCTTGCCGCGGCGTTCGCTTCCGAAAGCAAGGCGCTCGTTTCCGACACCCTGCAGCAGATGGCCAATGAAAGCGCCCTCGGCGGCATGTACGCGGCCCGCAATACCATGGACATGTTCCGCGGTCAGCTCGGTGCGGCGGGAAGCCTCGGCGCCGGTCTGAACAAGGTGGACCTCGACCACGGCAACAGGCTGTGGGTGAACGGCATGGGCAACTGGGCCAGCGTGAACAACAGCAAGGGCGTCCAGGGCTTCGACATCAGCGCCGGCGGCCTCGCTGCCGGTTACGACAGGCTGTTCTTCAACGACAGGGTGCGCCTCGGCGCGGCCATCGGCGGAGTGCACAGCAAGGCCCAGACCAAGGACGTGCAGAGCAAGACCGACGGCAACACCTTCCTTGCCGGCGTCTACTCCTCCATCAACTTCAATCCCTTCTTCGTCGACATGAATCTGGCCTACGGCCGCACCTCCAACGACATCGTCAGCAAGATCAACATGGCGGGCGTGAGCGGAAGCAACTCCGGCTCGTTCGACACCGATTCGCTGATGGCATCGGTGCTGGCCAGCTACCACCTGACCTTCAACGACGGCGCGACCGTCATGGCTCCCTACCTGGGCCTGGAATACTTCTATGCCCATCAGGACGGCTACACGGAACACGGCGCTCTCGACCGCCATGTGGACAGCCTGCATGACGACGTGCTGACTCTGCCCGTGGGTGTGACGTTGAAGCATACCTTTACCGGCGACAACTTCACCGTGACGCCGGAAATCGGTATCGCCTACGCGCGCGATCTGAACGAGTTCGATCCTTCGGTGCGCACCGGCTACGGCACGGCGACCAGACTCTCCGCCCACGGTGTGGATGTCGGCCGCGACGCGCTGCGCGTGAACGCCGGCGTGACCACCGCCATCGGCAACGATCTTGAAGTGTTCGCCCGTTACGGTCTGGAAAAGAGAGAAAACTACACCAACAACCAGGTCATGTTCGGCCTGCAGTTCAAGTTCTAG